Genomic DNA from Oenanthe melanoleuca isolate GR-GAL-2019-014 chromosome 15, OMel1.0, whole genome shotgun sequence:
GTGGGGAGCCGGCTGGGGCCGATGGCCGTGCTGGGAGCTCCTGGCCGCCTGCGCCGTTATCGGCGCCGTGGGCTGGCTGCTGCGGCTGCGGGACAGGAGGCCGGGCGGCCGCCGGGCGGTGGCAGCCGCCATCTCCTCCCCGACCCCCACGGCGTCCCCGGCTCCCCGCTCCGGCCCGGCGCCGCTCGCCGCGGGGAGCCAGCGCTGCGGCGGGAGCCGCCCAGGTGAGAGACTCGGGGAGGCCGGGGGGAGGCGCTGCCCCTCGCCCCGCGGGAGGGCCGGCAGCGGGCAGCGGGCACCGCCCGGGGAGGCCGCGCGGCCTTTCCCGCCTCCCTGcgcgggcccggccgcgctccccTTGCCGCTTTGGCacggccgggccccgccggccccggctCGGCGGCACAGCCGGCTCcacccggccccgctccccgggCCCGCAGCTGCTCCCGCTGCCCCTGCCCGCCCGGTCCGGGTCTGGACGTAGGTGTGCGTTTCTCCTCCCTGAGAAAttgtccctttttccttccctttctttttttcccgTGGCTTATTTCGAGTTTGTTTAGCAGTTCCCTTTCAGCCACGTAGTTCATAACTGGTGGCTCATTTGCCCACAGGCGGTACAGACAAATCACCCCACCGCCAAGGCACGGTTGCTCTAACATATGCAAATCCTATCAGCCGAAGACAGGATGTGACTCTCCATTCCtgcctctggaaaaaaaaaaaatcccagccgAAAAGTGCAGTTTTCTTACATTACTCATTTATTGCAGGATTTAATGAGAATAGTAGAGTAAAATAACATTGCCATCCTTAGAAGTCAGTCGTTCGTTTTGTCGTGGGTCtagtcttaatttttttcatttttggtaGGGGATTTTGCTGTTTCATACTGATCCGTTGAGACAAGGGAAAATACGATTCTTGCCCATTCTTTCAGGTTCTGATTGATTTGGAAGAGCCCTCAGACGTGTGGTTGTTGTTAAAGCAGTTACCCATACTTGCAGAGGTAGCTGGCAAGGCCTTACAAGCTGAACTAGAAGAGGCAGCAGCCTCAGCGCTGCCTGTGTTCTGGATCATTTGTAGTTATATAATACATCTTACAGTTCAAATAATCTCGTTTTGCACCTGCGTGTAACAAACGGTCCAAGGATTCTCTCAAAACGAGCAGTTGCTGTTTCTCAGGTTTGCAAGTCCCACATTTTGTGAAATaagtaatgaaattaaaaatcaataatgCTTAAATAAGTTATCTAAAATCTTATTGTCAGAACACAAACAGATTTTGTGAGAGTTCTGTGTTACCATTCTAACAATGTTTTCACCATTTCCACACCAAACGCCCTCTGGAAAACTCTTCATACTAACAGCAGATCTTAAACCTGATTCTTCACTGCTGGTCTGCTTTGTCATCTCATTTTGATTCAGTTGTGCCAGAGTTGTAAtagacacagaaaataaataacttctttttttttttttttctttaaacagacAAAATTTTGAGCACTAAATTTTAGGTACCAGGTTCTGTCAAAACAtaagaaagcagagaaatcaCTCCCTTACAGCATTTGTTTTTGCTTAACCACGAGGCAGGAAGGATTTTTGTGTGTTCCTATCTTTCCTCCATACATgaattatatatatgtacagATCTGCTCTTCTGCAGAATGATTGTGCTAGTTCTGAACCCTAAAAATAGGAGCATTTCTCAGTTAATTCTTTAAGGCATTATGTTGACTGCTCAAAGTGTTTTCATTGAGCTGTTTTTGCAATGAACTTTCTCACCCCTGAGTTTTCATCTTTCTTGTGATTTTACAGTTATGCAATCTCAAAAGGAAAATCCTTAGAATAGCAAGTTTGGATATTTTAGCTGACCTTAGGGGCACATCCCTTGATTAAAATATACTGGtatcagattttattttaaaaaatagaggaTTAAGAATTGAAAACAAGTGAGAGGATCTTTCACATCTGTCATTGTAGTCTTGCAGGCAAGTCAGATAATAGAAACAGAGAGGTTGCTTGGAGGCTCAGGAATCACCAGGGAACTACCAATTCTTTGGGGAGGTGGCTCAGCAGCatcagctgtggctctgctgctgtttggtggtgctttttgttttttatttttacttggaAATACTCTCATTTCCCATTGTTTCAGCGAGGTTCCAGTGGAATGTTCAGGGACTGAGGTTGTGTTGTTCTCTTACCACAGACATTCAAAATACGATGTTCATAAAAAAGATACAGTTCTCAAAGAAAATGTCCCTCCAAGGAAACAACCCTCAAACTCACATGACTGTTGACTTGTCATATTTGAAGGACTATTTAAGTTTGGCTTTAAGTACATTTTCATAGTACTTCCTAATACTAGGAATGTGTTTATTCTGACTCAGATTGCAGTGAAATTAACGTGGTGTGTATTGACTGCTGCTGaaagctggggttttttaatatatgaaaaGTAGTTTTGTTAATTGAGGATGAAACGTAAAATTGAAAATAAGCTACTGAAACAGCCATACACCTGTgtccagagcagcacaggcctCATGAAATGGCTCAAGGGGCAGTGTAAGGCAGGAGTGAAGGCAAGCTGAGGGAATAGCACAGCTGAATCATTTCTGTCTGGAGCTTTCCTTCCTGAGCAGTGTGTGGCTGGAGACTCACAGCCTGCCTGCAGGTACATGGTGCAGCTCCTGATGAAATAATGTGAAAGTTTACATTATTGAGCTGCCCAAATCctgtatttttcagttctgtttttcagagcaAGGGGTTTGTGTTGGCATCAGCTTGGTTTTAGTATCTTCTCACTGACCAGTGCTGAAGCTGTCAGTGTGGATTACATGGAGGGGTGTCAGCTGGGGGAATTGTACTCATAGCAGAGAGAAGGATGTTCCTTTGGAAATGGAGAAGTTCTCCCAGCTTCTGTTTTTTGTTGGAGAGGGAGATCTGAAAAGATCTGTTGTTTTTGTCTTCTGGCTGTTTGCTCTCAAAACAGGCCTGGGAAACAACATGTTGTGTACATATTTCCAGCCTTGCATCACAGCCAGAGAAAGCCTGCCCTGGTTGCTGCCTTGTGCTTATCCCTTAGATTTCTGTCAGTCAGAAAGTCCTAAGGAAATACTAGAAATAGTTCTCTGCCTTTAGCTGGAGGTGCAGCCGCTTTTCTTGGGGCTGACAGGTGCTCATGCCCTTGTGTTGCATTGCACAAATAGATTGTGCCTTTCTTGTCAGGAATCAAATATTTCTCAACCCCTCATAAATTTCAATGAATAAGTGCTCTAGATTGAATTTTCACTCCAGAAGAAATTGAAAAAGGACTACCAAGAATAATATGTAAGCTGTAAATATTCTTTTAAGTAGTTGAGagaggaggaaataaaattagtaTAGGTCTGGTAGCTTAAAAACACtgaattgaaaaatattttgtcttctcTGCACTGCAAGGATCTCTTCAGAATCCCAAGAAATTGCTAAGAGGAACTTTTTAACTTGGCTTTAATACACCAtttaaatagcagaaaaaaGAGTTGtgttttttactgtttctcttcttttttgcctttcctgTAGGTGAGATAACAATGGATACAATATTATCCCGATTAAAGAAGCTCAGCCACGATGAGCTTAGAGAAGAGATCGTGAGAGCAGGACTGAAATGTGGGCCCATTACTGCCACTACGaggtttatttttgaaaaaaaactgGCTCAGGCACTGTTGGAGCAGCAAGGAGCATTGGAGGAGGAAGGTGCTGCTCTGTCAGAAGAGGCTGCTGGCAATGTCCCAGTGAATCACAACAGCCATGgaagtgctgcagaggaggcagaCTTTGGGTACTGTGTGGGTCTGAACCCTCCAGAAGAAGATGCTGTGACAGACACAAACTTTTCAGCTCCTGACTGTGGTGCTGATTCACAGATCACTGCTCAGACACCGTCCAGAGATCCTCAACTCTTCTATGGTGTTTGCCCAGTTTATGATGATATATTGGCAAGGAATGGTAAATACTTCTCTTATTTCCAGTGATAGGCATTTTAGTCGTGTCTGAGTACAGTTCTGTTACGTACCAGGTATTCTGAACACCACTGCGTTAGTACTGTAAGCTTTGCTTGAAGTATTTCTTTGTGCCTGTAAATAGTATTTATTTGATCTTCTGAGGCAAAGAAACACAGTTACAAGACATCCCAGGTGTTTGTCTTTACAGGTCCTACACATGAGGATTGTCTACCCTGTGTAGCTctgatgaagaaaattattttttgctattCTTGGACCCATCCTGTGCCTTTTAGTCtttctcaggaagaaaaaataagttgTAAATAATCCATCAAAATAAACTATTTATACTGTCATCACTTGAAGCTTAAATTATctcttttaaaagctttcacATCTTCATTTCTCTTCCTGGCAGGAGTGGAGTAGTGTACAGGAGACAGTAGTAAGAATTCTTACTAAGAAAAAGTACATTAAGATATCCTTATTTGAACAATCTCAttaaaaggagaagaaggaTTTGTTTATTACCTAAGATTCTCTGTAGAGATCTTAAAGTTGTGAGAGTGGATCAGTTACAAAATTGGTGTTTCTAAACAAGACAGCATCCAGAGTAATGCAGGGTGAATAAGCTCAGAGTTtgcttttccatctggaagTGAAATGCTTTGTTGAAGGTGACCCATCCATGAAAAGGGTGTTGATTGATGGGAATGGCTAAGCCCTGTACAGGGATCACCTGACGTTACCTGGACTGTGTGGGAGGCTCCTACTCAGTTTCCAAGAGACAGGATTTAAGAGGCCTTTTGATCTTTATACCATGTTTGGAAGAGAAACAATCTGAGACCAAAGCTGGAATGATAGTCTTAAGGATTTAATGTTTTTCTAGGAATTGAAATCTGAGATTATTGAAACACGTAACTGTGGTGGTTCTTTGTTGCAGAGAGAATACACGTTTATGAAGATAGGAAGGAGGCTCTCCAGGCTGTTAAGATGATTAAGGGTTCCCGTTTTAAAGCTTTTACAAACAGAGAGGATGCTGAGAAATTTGCTAAAGGAATTTGTGATTATTTCCCATCTCCAGGCAAGTCCTCTTTATGTTTGTCTCCAGTGAAAGTGGGATCATTTAACAGAGGTAAGTGGGGAACTAACTTCATCTCTGTACAGTAGATGCAATAGAcagtgttgatttttttttgtgagagaaGCAATGACTGCCTTACCAatataataacaaaaaaattcaaagggTGAAGCACTGAATAAATTGAAGTTTAAAAGAACTTTTAAGtgtaaaaatgtttaaaatgtgaaaaaaacctttatGTGTAAAATACCACTGCTACTCTTCTGAAGCTGAAATGTAGGTAATGGTCTGCATGGATACCTGGCTTAGTAGTCCATGGTCATATTTGTAGAATTTGATTTTACTTACGCACTTCAGGATTTTCAGGTTTAGTAAGATGCTGATGAAATTTCACAGTATATTAAAATTGTTTCTAATTCTTAAGTAAATTTGTAACTTCAGAAGTAAAATGGTAAGCTCTGATCATATTTCACAGTGTCCCCACTTGCTAGATTAGAAGGATTCAGAAGTCGTAGAACTGCAGAAGCAATTTTAATAATCAGAAAATTGTTGTTTCTtgctgaattttgctttttagtttGGATGGGAGCAGACTGGTAATTATAAAGTTTACCAGTCCCCTATTAAAGTCTGAAACAGTTTTACAAGATGATTAAtcattttcctctccctccctaTTACTAACTACTAGTgtatttaaatgtctttttacTGAGTTCAGTTTCCTTACTCCTGTATATTAAAGACGCCAAATTAATACATGGTTTAGATTAAAAGCATAGTTTTCATGTCCTGGATGTGCAAATAGTGATCACTGGAAAGAATGTATCTAGAAAGGAGTGATTTGTGTTCTGGCAGATGGTTTATGCTCCCCTGAGAGCGAGACTGCGAACAAGGAGAGAGCCAACAGCTACAAAAGTCCACGGACTCAGGATCTCACAGCGAAGCTTCGGAAAGCTGTTGAGAAAGGAGACACAGCAACGTTTTCAGACCTTATTTGGAGTAACCCTCGTTACCTGATCGGGTCAGGAGACAACCCCACAATCGTACAGgtaaaaaaacagcaacaaagtGGGGAAATCCAGGTTCTGGTTTAGTGATGTAGCTTTTGGGGCCTGAAAGGAGAAGTGGAAGGAATGATGTTTCCGGCTCCTCCTTCAAGACACCTTGTTCCACCAGTGCAGGGTTTCTCTGTTCGTTGACAGTAGCTGGGGCACTTCTCTGTAAAGTCACCCTGAGAGCTCCCTTTGCTCCAGCAGAGCTAAAGGAGGTGAGTGTGCAGTTCTTCAGGGGAGGAATTGTATTCAGTAGTGCAGGAATAGTCTTGTCTTCTTACTCGTTGGTCTCCTTGAAGTAGCTgcaatcttttttaaaatagactAAATTTAAGCACCAGGGTAGGGCCTAGGCTGTAATTAGGTGTTCCTACAGCATTGCTTACCTAAGCATTCCTAAGTATACCTAAGCATTAAATTCCAAAACTGTGTATAAGGTGCCATTTAGCAAATACTGACAATCTTACTTCAACTTGTATCAGACCAGTTTTGTGAAGTTGCtgaaatttttatataataGAGCAAATCAGctgaattttttaatatctgtaCCCATTTTCCTGCACTATATTTAAACAACTTCCTACCTCCCTTTTCTGTGTAATATTATCATATACCTTTTTGCCACATTCTTTCCTTAAGTAAAGGCACTGAGTGtaagaataatttcattaattataAGAATAATATGGGTGTAAAGATAagttttttattacaaaaatatcCATGTAAGACTCAGTATATTTTCACATGTATTTTCACAGTTAAATCAGTTACATCTCTGCATGTAAGAAAGCTGTTTGGATTGAGGTTCATTCTAATACTGgtctttttttccaggaagggTGTAGGTACAATGTCATGCATGTTGCTGCCAAGGAGAATCAGCCTGCTATCTGCCAATTATTGCTGGACACTCTGGAAAATCCGGAGTTTATGCGGCTGATGTACCCAGATGATAACGATGTCATGTTGAAGAAACGCATCCAGTATATTGTTGACCTTTACCTGAACACTCCAGATAAAATGGTAAGATCTGGGGGTGTTaccttattattattattgttattattattattattattattattattattattattattattattattattattattattattactggAGGGGGTTAAGGATATGCAAGGGAgactgaaagagaaagaaggggAGCTGTCCATGAGTTCTGTGTGTTTTCGTAGTCATTATTCTGTTCTATggtgggaaaaaggaaaaagatttgTTAAGAGCTGAGACAATTAGTCATGACATGTATTTACTTTCCTCAGTCTCACAATTAAATGTGTGGTATTGTCTTTATCATCTTTCTATGTGTATgtgaatttttcccttttcctcacTACAGTGGTTTGATACTCCATTGCATTTTGCCTGCAAGTTTGGGAATTTGGATGTGGTTAACGTGCTTACTTCACACCCAGCTATTGTGAAAAATCCAAGAAACAAATATGATCAAACTCCAGCAGAAGTAAGTCTCTCCATGTCCACAGCAAACCCAGAAATGTTATCCTGATCAGCATTTTTCATATTCAGACATTACTGACTACCATACATAGAAAGCTTGTAGTGAGGTGCTAATGTCATGATTAAAGAGTAAATTCTttataacattaaaaatattttaagctgtTTGTGTCTGAGGAAAAGTTTTAGAATTTATGGAGTTGGATATATTTTAATTGGTCTGCTATGAATTAAAAGTACTGGATGAGATGGGTGGGGGCCAATAATGTTATTGTTCAGGAAGAACACATATTGCAATTTGTTCGAAAATGAGGATATCATGCTGCCCTAACAACTAAAATTGTATTAACAGGTAGTTTGTGAAAGAAGCAAGAACAAATCAGCCGAATTGAAAGAAAAGATAAGAGAGTATTTGAAAGGTCTGTATGCAGAGTTTTGTATTGTATCAGGCATGTATTTTGGCTCTTTGCTgtcttctgtttgctttctgtaGCATTTCAGTTCATAAATGATGCTGCTGTACAGTGCTCTGAAAACCAAAGGGAAACTAAAATTGAGCAGGGACTGAGAACTTTTTGTCTCTTAAGTGGCAGTCAGAACTCTTAATGTATGGATCACAAGTTTGCTCTCATGGCTCTGTAACAGAGGCAAGGCCCTGATTCAGTAAGCCTGGAGCAGAGTGTTcaatctaaaagaaaaaaataccttttgcaGGGCAATCTGTCATGCTGGGGAGTCCTGtaattttataatttccttAGCATAGAACTTCCTCTGTTTTGTCATGTGTATTTAGGCCTTTGCAAAAGGAGGTTGTGAAATTTGTTAAAGACCCTGAGGGAAGGACTCTGTGGATCATTGCAggtgtttttgtgtttgaaagAGAAGAGAACCTACACTAAAATGTGATCTGTAACCACTGAAGCAGTGAGTCTGAATTACAAGTAGTTCTACTAATGATGTAAAGTGAGATGGTTCAGTATGCATTGATagcccaggaagaggcagcaggCTGCTGTAACAAACTGAGTGAGAAAGCTCTGTGTGATTGTTTTAGGTCGCTATTATGTCCCACTGCTGAGGGCAGAAGACAATTCCTCCGCTCCGGTCATTGGGGCGCCGTGGTCGCCCGACCAGACGGACGATGGCCCCCAGAGAACTTGGCCTAAATACCCTGGCAGCCCCAAAGACCCAGTGCTGTCCATCAGAGCTTTTGCAGGCCCCATGAGCCCCTCGAAGGTAAGGAGAGAACTTCCTGTGACTCCAATGCTTGGGCTACTTTTTATGAATAAAGGGTTCCCTGTGTGGAGCTTGCTCCTGGTACAGATTGTGGCTCTCTCTTCACTGAGGAGATGGATTGTCCTCCAtggagaaacacagaaacttgtaaatatttttttattgctgaaacagaaatgtaaatCAGAAGAGTAAAAGTTCAGtcaaaaattgttttctttttcctctcataGTCTATTCAAAGAGCACCTTTGGCAAACCTTTCATTTCTTACAGATAATTGCTGTAGCTTCCTAACCTTAAGCAAAGCATTTCAAGGCAGCTATGAATCAGTTTTTAAAACCTTAAATGTATCTTTATCTCATTTCTAGAAATTGCCACTGGATCCTAGGAGCAGTTTAACCTCTGCTTGTTGAATTaacatttaatgtatttttttagaTGGAAGAACTGACAACCGAGTAGTAGGTGTTGGGATGGTTTTGGAAAATGTATTGACTATAGTGGAAAAGCTAAATCTTTagttttcagaagaaatgcTTAGATACCTGTTAAATATATTCCAAACTTGCAGTGTTTATTTGACTAATTATTTAATGTGAACCTGCTGCAAGTACAACAGCTTTAGAAACAGTGAATAAATACAGTGAAAAACTTTGTGCCATCTGATTGCATTCTTTTAAGACTGAGCTCTACccaaaatgcttatttttctcctaaatgTCCTTGACCAATTTTCTGTTCAACTGACAGaaatttaaataacatttataCTCTGAAAAATATTATCTAGGGTGTAAACAGTTCATAATTTTGATTGCTGACAGGTATTTTTAATGTCTAAATGTAATTCTTAGTCATCATTGCGATCTTTGTCATATAAAGTCGAGAAGTGCAGGATTTTGCAAAAAATTTCCCTTGAAGCATTCCAACTTCAAATTAGACAGCAAGAATTTATTCTAATAATCATAGCAAGTTTGTGCATATAAAAATATCCCCTTTGCATCCTAGAAAACAATGACCAGGAAGCATTTGTACTTAAACAGAATGAATGGCTAAATCACGAGAtacttctgttttctgctgcacATACATTAAAAGCAGGCAGATGTGGTGATGTGCAGTTGATTTTGCAGATGATTGTACATTATGGCCTTGCTCTTTCATAAGCAGTCAAGAGTAAAAGAGTAACTTTAAGAGTAAAAGAGTCAAAGAGTAACTTTAGATTCTTCACAGCTGGAGTTGAGCAGCACTTGTGGACAGCAAGCAGCTGAACATCTTCTAGACCTGTAGGTAGATGTGTAGCCAGCACTGAGTTAGTCCATACTGTGGGAGGTAGtttttgaatttatttctgttttttaaaggcTGAAGAATTTCGCAGACTGTGGAAAACTCCACCTCGAGAGAGAGCTGGCTTCTTCCACAATGTCAGGAAATCTGATCTGGAGA
This window encodes:
- the ANKLE2 gene encoding ankyrin repeat and LEM domain-containing protein 2 isoform X2, with the translated sequence MERWVGAAGGWDSLWGAGWGRWPCWELLAACAVIGAVGWLLRLRDRRPGGRRAVAAAISSPTPTASPAPRSGPAPLAAGSQRCGGSRPGEITMDTILSRLKKLSHDELREEIVRAGLKCGPITATTRFIFEKKLAQALLEQQGALEEEGAALSEEAAGNVPVNHNSHGSAAEEADFGYCVGLNPPEEDAVTDTNFSAPDCGADSQITAQTPSRDPQLFYGVCPVYDDILARNERIHVYEDRKEALQAVKMIKGSRFKAFTNREDAEKFAKGICDYFPSPDGLCSPESETANKERANSYKSPRTQDLTAKLRKAVEKGDTATFSDLIWSNPRYLIGSGDNPTIVQEGCRYNVMHVAAKENQPAICQLLLDTLENPEFMRLMYPDDNDVMLKKRIQYIVDLYLNTPDKMWFDTPLHFACKFGNLDVVNVLTSHPAIVKNPRNKYDQTPAEVVCERSKNKSAELKEKIREYLKGRYYVPLLRAEDNSSAPVIGAPWSPDQTDDGPQRTWPKYPGSPKDPVLSIRAFAGPMSPSKAEEFRRLWKTPPRERAGFFHNVRKSDLERGVERVGRELAHELGFPWVEYWEFLGCFVDLSSQEGLRKLEEYLSHCEMSEKAQPETGENETCNRYKTPHPSGKSKKSCNSISVGAFLDEDDDDMSLEEIKNRQNAARNISPILVSKEPSIDAIGDAECDILSMECAGNIIETSAHPRHYEKGATASKNGFCSPVSGERIISDRKQLHDGSECFMSPISNLMSEFKSLSFQEQEVAGISHKITEKTENEGILNKTCSAVSLASSSEPSVTGKRGETTLRTDCKISLEKERVSRESGIQTKEAQQRQELSSQKFLSKTSPKNDNLKLFLLGEQPSKLDGDVLAAIEGAEIDPQKFPMIYKWKHAVQSYSSSDRQSWPSPALKARFQSQSIAAGLPNAPVYPSSGRNSPLPGSPGKHGSAASFPPELGSPGRYSPACVLRYFAEPPAH
- the ANKLE2 gene encoding ankyrin repeat and LEM domain-containing protein 2 isoform X1, whose translation is MERWVGAAGGWDSLWGAGWGRWPCWELLAACAVIGAVGWLLRLRDRRPGGRRAVAAAISSPTPTASPAPRSGPAPLAAGSQRCGGSRPGEITMDTILSRLKKLSHDELREEIVRAGLKCGPITATTRFIFEKKLAQALLEQQGALEEEGAALSEEAAGNVPVNHNSHGSAAEEADFGYCVGLNPPEEDAVTDTNFSAPDCGADSQITAQTPSRDPQLFYGVCPVYDDILARNERIHVYEDRKEALQAVKMIKGSRFKAFTNREDAEKFAKGICDYFPSPGKSSLCLSPVKVGSFNRDGLCSPESETANKERANSYKSPRTQDLTAKLRKAVEKGDTATFSDLIWSNPRYLIGSGDNPTIVQEGCRYNVMHVAAKENQPAICQLLLDTLENPEFMRLMYPDDNDVMLKKRIQYIVDLYLNTPDKMWFDTPLHFACKFGNLDVVNVLTSHPAIVKNPRNKYDQTPAEVVCERSKNKSAELKEKIREYLKGRYYVPLLRAEDNSSAPVIGAPWSPDQTDDGPQRTWPKYPGSPKDPVLSIRAFAGPMSPSKAEEFRRLWKTPPRERAGFFHNVRKSDLERGVERVGRELAHELGFPWVEYWEFLGCFVDLSSQEGLRKLEEYLSHCEMSEKAQPETGENETCNRYKTPHPSGKSKKSCNSISVGAFLDEDDDDMSLEEIKNRQNAARNISPILVSKEPSIDAIGDAECDILSMECAGNIIETSAHPRHYEKGATASKNGFCSPVSGERIISDRKQLHDGSECFMSPISNLMSEFKSLSFQEQEVAGISHKITEKTENEGILNKTCSAVSLASSSEPSVTGKRGETTLRTDCKISLEKERVSRESGIQTKEAQQRQELSSQKFLSKTSPKNDNLKLFLLGEQPSKLDGDVLAAIEGAEIDPQKFPMIYKWKHAVQSYSSSDRQSWPSPALKARFQSQSIAAGLPNAPVYPSSGRNSPLPGSPGKHGSAASFPPELGSPGRYSPACVLRYFAEPPAH